The Pseudomonadota bacterium genome contains a region encoding:
- a CDS encoding tetratricopeptide repeat-containing glycosyltransferase family protein, with protein MVELYVNLAAALKSLGQLDQARDALERAIALQPRSAVAYLNLGNVLRAAGAADAALEAYEHAGLLAPDDIAVHSNQGLALKDLGRPKAALIRFRRALALNLSAAEVHFNFGNTLRETGALEDAVDSLGRAVALDPGHIRARTNLGVALRDLGHTDEALAAFDAAIACDGAYADAHWNRALALLLSGDFERGWPAYEWRWRATAMTSREFSAPQWDGTPANQRTLLLHAEQGFGDCLQFIRYAPLVAAQGATVVVECPLPLAGLVASCTGVSNVIPRGAPLPPFDLHAPLMSLPGLLATRADTIPAKTPYLVAPKSVGAALEKSLELGVGRKKIGIVWAGNRAHENDRNRSCDPAHFACLAEIPDIALFNLQKDASPVALSQLPLAADLAPHLDDFCDTAFAAQQMDLIVTVDTAVAHLAGALGRPVWLLLAHAPEWRWQLARDDSPWYPTMRLFRQTRPGDWDDVFRRLCQALAKFEWTPM; from the coding sequence ATGGTGGAGCTTTATGTCAATCTCGCAGCCGCCCTCAAATCATTGGGACAGCTCGATCAAGCACGCGACGCGCTGGAGCGCGCGATCGCGCTCCAGCCCCGATCGGCGGTCGCGTATCTCAATCTCGGCAATGTGCTGCGCGCCGCCGGCGCTGCGGATGCCGCGCTCGAAGCCTATGAACATGCCGGCCTGCTCGCACCCGATGATATCGCCGTCCATTCCAACCAAGGCTTGGCACTGAAGGATTTGGGCCGACCCAAAGCCGCGCTGATTCGGTTCCGCCGGGCGCTGGCGCTTAATCTTAGCGCTGCCGAAGTGCATTTTAATTTCGGTAACACGCTGCGCGAGACCGGTGCGCTGGAAGACGCCGTGGACTCACTAGGTCGTGCCGTCGCACTGGATCCCGGACACATCCGCGCGCGCACCAATCTGGGCGTTGCCCTGCGCGATCTCGGCCACACCGACGAGGCGCTGGCCGCTTTCGATGCGGCGATAGCTTGCGACGGCGCGTATGCGGATGCCCATTGGAACCGCGCGCTGGCTCTCCTGTTGAGCGGTGATTTTGAACGCGGCTGGCCGGCCTATGAATGGCGCTGGCGGGCGACAGCAATGACGTCGCGCGAATTTTCCGCGCCGCAATGGGATGGCACGCCGGCCAATCAGCGCACGCTGTTGCTTCATGCCGAGCAAGGCTTCGGCGATTGTCTGCAGTTCATCCGTTATGCGCCGCTGGTGGCGGCGCAAGGCGCCACGGTGGTTGTCGAGTGTCCGCTGCCGCTCGCTGGCCTGGTCGCAAGCTGCACCGGAGTTTCCAACGTCATACCGCGCGGTGCGCCGTTGCCACCGTTTGATCTGCATGCACCGCTCATGAGCCTGCCAGGCCTGTTGGCAACCCGGGCCGATACCATTCCCGCCAAGACGCCCTATCTGGTCGCTCCCAAAAGTGTCGGCGCCGCGCTTGAGAAATCGCTGGAGCTTGGCGTGGGGCGCAAGAAAATTGGCATCGTTTGGGCCGGCAATCGGGCGCATGAGAATGACCGCAACCGTTCCTGCGACCCAGCTCATTTTGCCTGCTTGGCGGAAATTCCAGATATCGCGCTATTCAACCTGCAAAAGGACGCCTCGCCCGTGGCGCTCAGCCAATTGCCCTTGGCCGCCGATCTCGCGCCGCATCTGGATGATTTCTGTGATACCGCTTTTGCCGCCCAACAGATGGATTTGATCGTAACTGTTGATACCGCAGTCGCGCATCTGGCTGGCGCCTTGGGCCGTCCGGTTTGGCTTCTCTTGGCGCACGCGCCCGAATGGCGCTGGCAGCTCGCGCGGGATGACAGCCCCTGGTATCCGACCATGCGACTGTTCCGCCAAACACGGCCCGGCGATTGGGACGACGTGTTCCGGCGCCTTTGCCAAGCCCTTGCGAAGTTCGAATGGACCCCCATGTGA
- a CDS encoding PPOX class F420-dependent oxidoreductase gives MELPELAKKLLAGKNFATIATLMPSGAPQASVIWVDVDGDTILFNTSEGRIKANNVRRDARVAIAVTNAENPYQQAMIQGHVTELIHDGADAHVDSLAKKYMGVDTYPFRQAGEQRVIIKIAADKVGLMDP, from the coding sequence ATGGAATTGCCGGAATTAGCGAAAAAACTTCTTGCGGGTAAGAATTTTGCCACCATCGCCACCTTGATGCCGAGCGGCGCGCCGCAAGCGAGCGTGATTTGGGTCGATGTGGATGGTGACACCATCCTCTTCAATACCTCTGAGGGCCGGATCAAAGCCAACAATGTGCGCCGCGATGCGCGCGTTGCGATCGCGGTTACCAATGCCGAGAATCCGTATCAGCAAGCGATGATCCAGGGCCATGTCACCGAATTGATTCATGACGGCGCGGATGCGCACGTCGATTCGTTGGCAAAGAAATATATGGGCGTCGACACGTACCCCTTCCGTCAGGCAGGTGAGCAGCGGGTGATCATCAAGATTGCCGCCGACAAAGTCGGGCTGATGGATCCCTGA
- a CDS encoding CRTAC1 family protein, giving the protein MISLHRFITSFFACTILAAGAAAAFDYSYEPAEPRFENVALEAGIQHVYGGSWEHFTGGGVAAFDCDRDGDADLFFAGGANPTQLFRNDSSKEDGLAFAALGNAAPHDKGATGAYPLDVDGDGNMDLVVLRIGANRLYRGLGECRFEAAQERFNFDGGAEWTTAFSATWENGKRLPTFAFGNYVNRQVWAAIHTAFGVDDKNRKSGLNTCLDNYLLRPAGPAAQHFAAPITLTPGFCALSMLFSDWDRSGKRDLRVSNDQYYYLPPGEEQLWHLAPEPTLYSPEEGWQTVNIWGMGIASHDVTGDGYPDYFLTSMMANKLVTLGDDPTAGPRYVDMAGPAGVMAPHPYVGRDQDKASTAWHAQFADLNNDGLVDLFIAKGNVDQMEEGAIEDPNNLLLGQKNGGFHEVGLRAGVNNMARSRGAALVDLDLDGRLDIVVVNRSANVEILHNRTDDGGGWLQIALRQDGGNRNAIGAWIEVRAEDEMWRKEVVVGGGHASGQAGWHHFGLGGERDAEIRVQWPDGSWSGWQAVGSNRFVTLKRDGPEISIAFGRDSGR; this is encoded by the coding sequence ATGATCAGCCTGCACCGCTTCATAACCTCGTTTTTCGCCTGCACAATCCTCGCGGCGGGCGCCGCCGCGGCGTTCGATTACAGCTATGAGCCCGCCGAACCGCGCTTTGAGAATGTTGCGCTGGAAGCCGGAATCCAACATGTCTATGGCGGCTCGTGGGAGCATTTTACCGGCGGCGGGGTCGCCGCATTCGATTGCGACCGCGACGGAGATGCCGATCTGTTCTTCGCCGGCGGCGCAAATCCGACACAATTGTTTCGCAACGACAGCAGCAAAGAAGACGGCCTGGCCTTTGCCGCGCTCGGCAACGCAGCGCCGCATGATAAAGGCGCAACCGGCGCCTATCCGCTCGATGTCGATGGCGACGGAAATATGGATCTGGTCGTCCTCAGGATCGGTGCCAATCGGCTCTACCGCGGCCTCGGCGAGTGCCGCTTTGAAGCGGCCCAGGAGCGCTTCAATTTCGATGGCGGTGCGGAATGGACAACCGCCTTCAGCGCAACCTGGGAAAATGGCAAGCGGCTTCCAACCTTCGCCTTCGGCAACTATGTCAACCGCCAGGTCTGGGCGGCGATCCACACGGCGTTCGGAGTCGACGATAAAAACCGCAAAAGCGGCCTCAACACCTGCCTCGACAATTATCTGCTGCGCCCAGCCGGGCCTGCGGCGCAGCATTTTGCGGCACCGATCACGCTCACGCCTGGCTTTTGCGCGCTCTCGATGCTGTTTTCCGACTGGGACCGTTCGGGCAAGCGCGACCTCAGAGTAAGCAATGATCAATATTATTACCTTCCGCCGGGCGAAGAGCAGCTCTGGCATCTGGCCCCAGAACCCACGCTTTACAGCCCTGAGGAGGGCTGGCAGACGGTCAATATCTGGGGTATGGGAATCGCCAGTCATGACGTGACCGGCGACGGCTATCCGGATTATTTCCTCACCAGCATGATGGCCAACAAATTGGTGACACTGGGCGACGATCCGACGGCCGGGCCGCGTTATGTCGACATGGCGGGGCCGGCCGGCGTGATGGCGCCGCATCCCTATGTAGGGCGCGATCAGGACAAGGCGTCGACCGCCTGGCACGCCCAGTTCGCCGATCTCAACAATGACGGCCTAGTGGATCTTTTCATCGCCAAAGGCAATGTCGATCAGATGGAAGAAGGCGCCATCGAGGACCCCAACAATTTGCTGCTCGGCCAGAAAAATGGCGGCTTTCACGAAGTGGGATTGCGCGCCGGCGTCAACAATATGGCACGCAGCCGGGGCGCGGCACTTGTCGATCTCGACCTCGACGGGCGGCTCGATATCGTTGTTGTCAATCGCAGCGCCAATGTCGAAATTCTACACAATCGGACCGATGACGGCGGCGGCTGGCTACAGATCGCGCTCCGCCAGGACGGCGGCAATCGCAATGCCATCGGTGCCTGGATCGAAGTACGCGCCGAAGATGAAATGTGGCGCAAGGAAGTCGTCGTCGGCGGCGGCCACGCCAGCGGCCAAGCCGGGTGGCATCATTTCGGCCTTGGCGGCGAACGCGACGCCGAAATCCGAGTGCAATGGCCTGACGGCAGTTGGAGCGGCTGGCAAGCCGTCGGCAGCAATCGCTTCGTCACCTTGAAACGCGACGGCCCAGAAATTTCCATTGCTTTCGGGCGGGACAGCGGCCGCTAA
- a CDS encoding branched-chain amino acid ABC transporter permease, which produces MSMAIFWKYRDFVIFAILLGVALAFPFFGVPRFILAAVLIMYCYATVVSQWNLVFGLAGIFSLAQVAIFAFGAYSSALLGRYLEMNLWYSFPIAGLGGILFSMLVGLACLRLRGIYVALLTLAVSQMMFVLIQTDAACSALNRIKNPTSCVSFTGGSQGLGDFGDFGWRAVLGPRDWMTGDYYSMLGLLVVGLVVTYLITQSRMGLAFRALRDNEELARSRGISQYKYQLLVFSLSAFMTAVAGAFYAAHFQAVGINLFGFPLLLFLISMLVVGGIGRLWGPLLGAALLVSADEVFKEFSDWRNIGLGIVVLLFMIFLPDGVAGGIDKLRKLAVRMYSRNRTA; this is translated from the coding sequence ATGAGCATGGCGATATTTTGGAAATACCGCGATTTTGTCATCTTCGCCATTCTTCTGGGCGTCGCGCTGGCCTTTCCGTTTTTCGGCGTGCCACGCTTCATCCTCGCCGCCGTGCTGATCATGTATTGCTACGCCACCGTTGTCAGCCAATGGAATTTGGTGTTTGGCCTGGCCGGCATTTTTTCGCTGGCGCAGGTCGCCATCTTCGCCTTCGGCGCGTATTCCTCCGCGCTTCTCGGGCGCTATCTCGAAATGAATCTGTGGTATTCCTTCCCGATCGCTGGGCTGGGAGGCATTCTGTTCAGCATGCTGGTCGGCCTCGCCTGTCTGAGGTTGCGCGGCATCTATGTCGCGCTGCTCACCCTCGCCGTGTCGCAGATGATGTTTGTCCTCATTCAGACCGACGCCGCGTGCAGCGCGCTCAACAGGATCAAGAATCCGACGAGTTGCGTTTCCTTCACCGGCGGATCGCAGGGTCTCGGCGATTTCGGCGATTTCGGCTGGCGCGCCGTGTTGGGCCCGCGCGATTGGATGACGGGCGACTATTACTCCATGCTGGGCCTCCTGGTGGTCGGCCTCGTCGTCACCTATCTGATTACCCAGAGCCGCATGGGACTGGCCTTCCGGGCGCTGCGCGACAACGAAGAATTGGCCCGCTCACGCGGCATCAGCCAGTATAAGTACCAACTTCTGGTGTTCAGCCTGTCGGCCTTCATGACCGCCGTTGCCGGCGCCTTCTACGCCGCGCATTTCCAGGCAGTCGGCATTAATCTGTTTGGCTTCCCGCTACTGCTGTTCCTTATCTCGATGCTGGTGGTCGGCGGCATCGGTCGCCTCTGGGGGCCGCTCCTCGGCGCCGCCCTGCTGGTATCTGCCGACGAAGTATTCAAGGAATTCTCGGATTGGCGTAATATCGGCCTCGGTATTGTGGTGCTGCTGTTCATGATCTTCCTGCCCGATGGCGTGGCGGGCGGCATCGACAAGCTGCGCAAACTCGCCGTTCGAATGTACAGTCGAAACCGAACCGCCTGA
- a CDS encoding branched-chain amino acid ABC transporter permease has protein sequence MDYFVQIIVSGLTFSAMYALAAVGLVLVWGAFNMLNMAHGIIMTLGAYFALMWAELFGLPLIFAAPFAMLCGGFMGAFVYFVSAHWMIKQRDFETTIIIATFGLGMAMEAGLLKLLSELFHSSPYSQPLSMGADSFLVATVPVSYQRIIIWGSALILILILAAFLKRTSFGRAIRAVAQNSDAARLMGVRVRNVYIAVLALASALAGVSGIMLSSFKDVHPLMGGALMLKAFIVIVLAGLGNLTGALYAALLIGMVEATVKVLIADQYGFTAILILVILALIWKPAGIFGRSTVARQ, from the coding sequence ATGGATTATTTCGTCCAAATCATCGTCAGCGGCCTAACATTCAGCGCCATGTACGCATTGGCGGCGGTGGGCCTCGTGCTGGTGTGGGGCGCCTTCAATATGCTCAACATGGCGCACGGCATCATTATGACGCTCGGCGCCTATTTCGCCCTCATGTGGGCCGAATTGTTCGGCCTTCCGCTGATCTTTGCGGCGCCCTTCGCCATGCTCTGCGGCGGCTTTATGGGCGCGTTCGTCTATTTCGTTTCCGCCCATTGGATGATCAAGCAGCGCGATTTCGAAACCACCATCATTATCGCCACCTTCGGTCTCGGCATGGCCATGGAGGCGGGCCTGCTAAAGCTCCTGTCCGAGCTCTTTCACTCCTCGCCCTACTCCCAACCGCTTTCGATGGGCGCCGATTCCTTCCTCGTCGCCACCGTACCCGTGAGTTATCAGCGCATCATCATTTGGGGCTCCGCCCTGATCCTAATTTTGATCCTTGCGGCGTTTCTCAAGCGCACCAGTTTTGGCCGCGCCATTCGTGCCGTGGCGCAAAACAGCGACGCGGCGCGCCTCATGGGTGTACGCGTGCGCAACGTCTATATCGCCGTTCTCGCCTTGGCGAGCGCGTTGGCCGGTGTTTCCGGCATCATGCTGAGTTCCTTCAAGGACGTTCACCCGCTCATGGGCGGCGCCTTGATGCTGAAAGCTTTTATCGTGATCGTGCTGGCGGGGCTCGGCAATCTCACGGGCGCGCTTTATGCCGCGCTCCTGATTGGCATGGTTGAAGCGACCGTGAAAGTCCTAATCGCCGATCAGTACGGCTTCACCGCGATTTTGATCTTGGTCATCCTCGCCCTGATCTGGAAACCCGCCGGTATCTTTGGGCGCTCAACGGTGGCGAGACAATGA
- a CDS encoding ABC transporter ATP-binding protein, with translation MAEALLSVEGLHAGYEGQNVLNNITFDVPKGSLISLLGPNGHGKTTLLRCISGLVKPTKGTITFNGQRIEGMDAEKIVARGVVMIPQGDMLFPEMSVYDNLRMGAYLKEANAKFEQNVEEIYTLLPRLKERTSQMARTLSGGERRMLAIGRGLLAGGEILMLDEPSLGLAPIVIDQIYDIIRDLKAQGRTLLLVEENASRIIDLAEQIHLIDTGTIVWHGGGEELQSNPQVLETYLGG, from the coding sequence ATGGCTGAAGCGCTGCTCAGTGTTGAAGGCCTGCATGCGGGTTATGAAGGACAGAACGTCCTCAACAACATTACGTTCGACGTCCCGAAAGGCTCGCTGATCAGTTTGCTGGGGCCGAACGGCCACGGCAAGACAACACTGCTGCGCTGTATTTCAGGCCTGGTAAAGCCAACCAAGGGCACAATCACCTTTAACGGCCAGCGCATCGAAGGCATGGACGCGGAGAAAATCGTCGCGCGCGGTGTGGTGATGATTCCCCAGGGCGATATGCTGTTTCCCGAAATGTCGGTTTACGACAATTTGCGGATGGGCGCCTATCTCAAGGAAGCGAACGCCAAATTTGAGCAGAATGTGGAGGAAATCTACACCCTGCTGCCGCGCCTTAAGGAGCGCACCTCGCAAATGGCGCGCACGCTTTCGGGTGGCGAGCGCCGCATGCTGGCGATCGGCCGCGGCTTGTTGGCAGGCGGAGAAATTTTAATGCTGGACGAGCCTTCACTCGGTCTCGCACCGATTGTTATCGACCAGATCTACGACATTATCCGCGACCTCAAGGCGCAAGGCCGGACCTTGCTGCTGGTCGAGGAAAACGCCAGCCGCATCATCGATCTGGCTGAACAAATTCATCTTATCGATACCGGTACCATCGTGTGGCACGGCGGCGGCGAGGAGTTGCAATCGAACCCGCAAGTGCTTGAAACCTATCTGGGCGGATAA
- a CDS encoding ABC transporter ATP-binding protein, which translates to MSNGDTQPLLACRNIFKYFGGLAAINDFDLDVYPGDVVGIGGPNGAGKTTFLDVISGINPATSGSITLGGVPIANKKPDAICHLGISRTFQLNAGFESMSIRENTLVGASFGLGDKGWFPRMTYSSEMRERVDRALVLCNLQDKADLIVRDLPVLDRKLLMMAGALATEPKLLLIDEPVGGLNPNEVDDVMEIVRGLIKEGVTIILIEHVMRFLLQLSERVVIMHHGEKIYEGDSKGLLNDRKVVEVYLGEGTADRLQHMMDERAQNG; encoded by the coding sequence ATGTCTAATGGTGACACGCAACCGTTGTTGGCCTGCCGAAATATTTTTAAATATTTCGGCGGGCTGGCGGCGATCAATGATTTCGACTTGGATGTCTATCCAGGCGATGTGGTTGGAATTGGCGGCCCCAACGGGGCCGGGAAAACCACATTCCTGGACGTGATTTCGGGGATTAATCCGGCCACGAGCGGCAGTATTACGCTCGGCGGAGTCCCGATCGCAAATAAAAAACCCGATGCCATTTGCCACCTCGGCATATCGCGCACCTTTCAGCTCAATGCCGGCTTCGAATCGATGTCGATTCGCGAGAACACGCTGGTAGGCGCCTCCTTCGGGCTCGGCGACAAGGGCTGGTTTCCGCGCATGACCTATAGCAGCGAAATGCGCGAAAGGGTGGATCGCGCGCTTGTCCTGTGCAACCTGCAAGACAAGGCTGATCTCATCGTTCGCGATCTCCCCGTGCTTGACCGCAAATTGCTGATGATGGCCGGAGCACTGGCCACCGAGCCCAAACTCCTGTTGATCGATGAACCCGTCGGCGGCCTCAACCCGAACGAGGTTGACGATGTTATGGAGATCGTCCGCGGCCTGATCAAGGAAGGTGTCACCATCATCTTGATTGAGCATGTGATGCGCTTTTTGCTACAGCTTTCCGAGCGCGTGGTGATTATGCATCACGGCGAAAAAATTTATGAAGGCGACAGCAAGGGGCTTCTCAACGACCGCAAGGTGGTGGAAGTTTATCTCGGCGAAGGAACGGCCGACCGCCTGCAGCATATGATGGACGAGAGGGCGCAAAATGGCTGA
- a CDS encoding ABC transporter substrate-binding protein, whose translation MQWYNRNNQTKKQKFDEEMKATGGLDILNPTRRGFMSTAGSVAIGAMGVAGANTLVALNNGAKADGEPIPVGAMLPFTGWGADDARNFQYGIELAVEEINEYGGILGRPLEVHFEDTKEITAETVTSAARRLIDRHNVHAIINGYNSLSVRAEYDTIADAGIPYLHDNTQYGHQFAVRDNPDRYYCIFQDDPSEYYYGPGLIYFLDELEKTGKWKRPNNKIALFSGSIDYAITIASGIRDTAPQFGWDLVIDDIVTQPVDDWGPSLVKSRAEAPALIAATHGMPSDQTGLVTGFAENPTQSLVYVQYALQLRAFLDIVKETGHGVFCSTTIGTLQDEIGLAFYKKTRDRYGADASPSAAGQVYDSYFTWAIAAARAGGSAAPYDGIEQNKKVCHFLREQIYRGVVGTIKYMWGQAAQPYPAETNDTSLGMPTLIMQCQDWTKDVVFVAPEPYDSAEWMNPPWLK comes from the coding sequence ATGCAGTGGTACAATCGTAACAATCAGACCAAGAAACAGAAATTCGACGAGGAAATGAAAGCCACGGGCGGGCTGGATATACTCAACCCGACGCGGCGTGGTTTCATGTCCACTGCCGGCTCTGTGGCGATCGGAGCCATGGGCGTAGCAGGCGCCAATACATTGGTCGCGCTCAACAACGGCGCCAAGGCTGACGGCGAGCCGATTCCGGTCGGCGCGATGTTGCCGTTTACCGGTTGGGGCGCGGATGATGCGCGCAACTTCCAGTACGGCATCGAATTGGCGGTTGAAGAAATCAACGAATATGGCGGCATCCTTGGCCGTCCACTCGAAGTTCATTTTGAGGACACCAAGGAAATCACCGCCGAGACCGTGACATCAGCGGCACGCCGCCTGATCGACCGGCACAATGTGCATGCCATCATTAACGGCTATAATTCGTTATCGGTGCGAGCCGAGTACGACACCATCGCCGATGCCGGCATCCCGTATTTGCATGACAACACGCAGTATGGCCATCAGTTCGCAGTGCGCGACAATCCTGACCGCTACTACTGCATCTTCCAGGACGATCCGTCCGAATATTATTACGGCCCGGGTCTGATCTACTTCCTGGACGAGTTGGAAAAAACCGGTAAATGGAAACGGCCAAACAACAAGATCGCGCTATTCTCCGGCTCGATCGATTACGCCATCACCATCGCCAGCGGCATCAGGGACACGGCGCCGCAGTTCGGCTGGGATCTGGTGATTGACGATATCGTCACGCAGCCGGTCGATGACTGGGGACCCTCGTTGGTGAAATCACGCGCCGAAGCTCCGGCCCTGATTGCCGCCACTCATGGTATGCCGTCGGATCAGACCGGTCTGGTAACCGGCTTTGCCGAGAACCCGACACAAAGCCTGGTCTATGTGCAGTATGCCTTGCAGCTCCGGGCCTTCCTCGACATCGTCAAGGAAACCGGGCATGGCGTGTTCTGCTCGACCACCATCGGCACCTTGCAGGATGAAATTGGCCTCGCCTTCTACAAGAAGACGCGCGACCGCTATGGCGCCGACGCATCGCCAAGCGCCGCCGGTCAGGTCTATGATTCCTACTTCACATGGGCCATCGCGGCCGCCCGCGCGGGCGGCAGTGCGGCGCCGTATGACGGCATCGAGCAAAACAAGAAGGTTTGCCACTTCCTGCGCGAGCAGATTTATCGTGGCGTCGTCGGCACCATCAAATATATGTGGGGCCAAGCGGCTCAGCCGTATCCGGCGGAGACCAACGATACCTCGCTCGGCATGCCGACATTGATCATGCAGTGCCAGGACTGGACTAAGGACGTCGTCTTTGTGGCGCCGGAGCCTTATGACAGTGCCGAATGGATGAACCCGCCCTGGCTCAAATAG
- a CDS encoding isochorismatase family protein, with product MAVDKDVRAALDTIFAADSDLYEKRGWNQRSGFGERPAILNIDLANAWTRPGYRFSCNDMDDQIIPGVQRLNELARAKKVPIIYTTTAFCSRFDMGAFPLKTPFEDLMIGTPATEIDSRITPEDGVDTVIVKKRPSAFAGTHLAGILRAARIDTLICTGVTMAGCVRHTVEDALGEGFRSVVVKECVGDRVPAAVEWNLFDLDMKYCDVEPLERVLGYLNSLEPFANV from the coding sequence ATGGCAGTCGATAAAGACGTGCGTGCGGCGCTGGATACGATTTTCGCGGCTGATTCGGATCTCTACGAAAAGCGCGGCTGGAACCAACGCAGCGGTTTTGGCGAGCGCCCGGCCATTCTCAACATCGACCTCGCCAATGCCTGGACCAGGCCGGGCTACCGGTTCTCGTGCAATGATATGGATGATCAAATCATCCCCGGCGTGCAGCGCCTAAACGAGCTGGCGCGCGCCAAGAAGGTACCGATCATCTACACCACGACGGCGTTTTGCAGCCGCTTCGACATGGGCGCCTTTCCGCTCAAAACGCCGTTCGAGGATCTCATGATAGGTACGCCGGCCACGGAAATCGATTCGCGCATCACGCCTGAGGACGGCGTCGACACGGTGATTGTGAAGAAACGCCCGAGCGCTTTCGCCGGCACGCATTTGGCTGGAATTCTACGCGCCGCGCGGATCGACACGCTGATCTGCACCGGTGTCACCATGGCAGGCTGTGTCCGCCATACGGTCGAGGACGCCCTTGGCGAAGGCTTTCGCAGCGTCGTGGTGAAAGAATGTGTCGGCGACCGAGTGCCCGCCGCGGTCGAATGGAATCTGTTCGACCTCGACATGAAATACTGCGATGTCGAGCCGCTGGAACGGGTGCTGGGCTACCTCAATTCGCTGGAACCCTTTGCGAATGTGTGA
- a CDS encoding amidase, whose translation MSEPDLCYLSASEALAQFRAKTLSPVELMQAVVARCEDVNPRLNAFTYTFFERALEQAQEAETRYAKGEARALEGLPLGVKDFHAVAGEITTLGSKIFEHNRPERTAPTVARLLDAGAIMHCRTTTPEFAHAPVTHSPLWGVTRNPWNLDYTPGGSSGGAGAALAAGMTFLADGTDAGGSVRMPASACGIVGYKPPFGRNPLDRDHPLESLLHYGPMARSVGDAALMQNVMSGAHPDDICSLREDLVIPEALDGIKGWKIALSMDLGFFEIAPEVRDKTLEAADLFRAMGCQVEEVSLDWSYAIHDPYLQYWEGMAATTLAQYLPEWRDRMDPYMAGIVENGAGHTAATQYQCNLVRGQMYQALAPILDNYDVMICPALSVPSVKAEHNLADPDFQINGKPTEAYLGWNLCYPFNMVSQCPVISVPNGFCPDTGVPIGLQIAARSYDDLRVFRAAAAFERARPWKDARPAL comes from the coding sequence ATGTCCGAGCCGGACCTATGCTATCTGAGCGCCAGCGAGGCCTTGGCCCAGTTCCGTGCCAAGACGCTGTCGCCGGTCGAATTGATGCAGGCCGTTGTTGCGCGCTGTGAAGACGTAAACCCGCGCCTCAACGCGTTTACCTATACGTTTTTCGAACGCGCCCTCGAGCAAGCACAAGAAGCTGAAACGAGATATGCCAAAGGCGAAGCGCGCGCCCTCGAGGGCCTGCCGCTAGGCGTCAAGGATTTTCACGCCGTCGCCGGCGAGATCACCACCCTCGGCTCGAAGATTTTCGAACATAATCGCCCGGAGCGCACGGCGCCCACTGTCGCCCGGCTGCTCGACGCCGGCGCCATCATGCATTGCCGCACCACGACTCCGGAATTCGCGCATGCGCCGGTCACCCATTCGCCGCTCTGGGGCGTCACGCGCAACCCGTGGAATTTGGACTATACGCCGGGTGGCTCGTCGGGCGGCGCAGGTGCTGCGCTCGCCGCCGGCATGACCTTCCTTGCAGACGGCACCGATGCCGGCGGCTCGGTGCGGATGCCGGCCTCGGCCTGTGGCATTGTCGGCTATAAGCCACCGTTCGGGCGCAACCCGCTCGACCGTGATCACCCGCTCGAAAGCTTGCTCCATTACGGGCCGATGGCGCGCAGCGTCGGCGACGCGGCATTGATGCAAAATGTCATGTCGGGCGCGCATCCAGACGATATCTGCTCGCTGCGCGAGGACCTTGTCATCCCGGAGGCTCTCGACGGCATTAAGGGCTGGAAAATTGCTCTCTCGATGGATCTCGGCTTTTTCGAAATCGCGCCCGAAGTGCGCGACAAAACGCTGGAAGCTGCCGACCTATTCCGCGCCATGGGCTGCCAGGTCGAGGAAGTGTCGCTCGATTGGAGCTACGCTATTCATGATCCCTATCTGCAATATTGGGAGGGCATGGCGGCGACCACACTGGCGCAATATTTGCCAGAATGGCGCGACCGGATGGACCCCTATATGGCCGGCATCGTCGAGAACGGCGCCGGCCACACGGCGGCGACGCAATATCAATGCAATCTGGTGCGCGGCCAAATGTACCAGGCGCTGGCGCCGATCCTCGATAACTATGATGTGATGATCTGTCCGGCGCTCTCGGTGCCGTCGGTCAAGGCGGAGCACAATCTGGCCGACCCCGATTTCCAAATCAACGGCAAGCCCACCGAGGCTTATCTCGGCTGGAACCTGTGCTACCCGTTCAATATGGTCAGCCAATGCCCGGTGATCTCGGTGCCGAACGGCTTTTGCCCCGACACCGGCGTGCCAATCGGCCTGCAAATCGCCGCCCGCAGCTACGACGATCTCCGCGTTTTCCGCGCCGCCGCCGCATTCGAGCGCGCGCGCCCGTGGAAGGATGCGCGCCCGGCGCTTTAG